A stretch of Pseudomonadota bacterium DNA encodes these proteins:
- a CDS encoding AAA family ATPase: MASGEFVIKVVLWDGDVNFTAALGRALSRSGVRLTVSEVPEDVDGYFAEAGLPLLLAGELDCPFQNGNLLLYLRRNYPDLPVLAIVGRPSIDGAVSSIRAGALDYLLKNSFTIDELADRIAEIVAARIRISDRQGSGELLSRDPGMIRMLRLAQKAAASRATVLIQGESGTGKELLARFIHRQSSRAQKTMVAINCAALPENLLESELFGFEKGAFTGATQRRIGKFEQADGSTLLLDELGEMALPLQSKLLRVIQEGEVDRLGGRQPVPVDVRIIATTNRDLQQEVEAGNFRQDLFFRLNVIPLTIPPLRERPQDVELLLDNFIASYSRLNQRDYHGVSEAARRFLLSYDYPGNVRELENMVERAVVLGDGPRLELADFFMDSEHLPEVDRLPPLPEKHCASESPEPKIESESLDSGCPSVVGTTLAEVERYMIFKTLREVDDNRTHAAARLGISIRTLRNKLKEYRDQEVA; the protein is encoded by the coding sequence ATGGCGTCAGGAGAATTCGTCATTAAAGTAGTGCTCTGGGATGGTGATGTAAATTTCACGGCGGCTTTGGGCCGGGCTTTGTCCCGGAGCGGAGTGCGGTTGACGGTTTCGGAGGTGCCGGAAGATGTTGACGGTTATTTTGCCGAAGCAGGTCTGCCGTTACTTCTGGCGGGAGAACTGGATTGTCCGTTCCAGAACGGAAATTTATTACTCTATCTGCGGCGTAATTATCCCGATTTGCCGGTGCTGGCGATTGTCGGCCGTCCCTCGATTGACGGCGCGGTCAGCTCCATTCGGGCCGGGGCGCTTGATTATCTTCTGAAAAACAGTTTCACGATTGACGAACTGGCTGACAGGATTGCCGAAATCGTCGCCGCTCGAATTCGAATCAGTGACCGACAGGGCAGTGGGGAACTGCTTTCCCGTGATCCGGGTATGATCCGCATGCTGCGGCTCGCGCAAAAGGCGGCGGCCAGTCGGGCCACGGTTCTGATTCAGGGGGAAAGTGGCACCGGCAAGGAGCTGCTGGCGCGTTTTATTCATCGCCAAAGTTCTCGGGCCCAGAAGACGATGGTGGCGATCAACTGCGCGGCCCTGCCCGAGAATCTTTTGGAAAGTGAACTTTTCGGTTTTGAGAAGGGTGCTTTCACCGGAGCCACCCAGCGGAGAATCGGGAAGTTTGAACAGGCGGACGGCAGCACCTTGTTGCTGGATGAGCTCGGGGAAATGGCTTTGCCCTTGCAGAGCAAGCTGTTGCGCGTGATTCAGGAAGGAGAGGTTGATCGTCTTGGCGGGCGGCAACCGGTGCCGGTGGATGTGCGAATTATCGCTACTACCAACCGGGATTTGCAGCAGGAGGTGGAGGCGGGTAACTTTCGCCAGGATCTCTTTTTTCGTCTCAATGTTATTCCCCTGACCATTCCTCCTTTACGGGAGCGACCACAGGATGTGGAGTTGTTGCTGGATAATTTCATTGCCTCCTACTCTCGCCTTAATCAGCGTGATTATCATGGGGTTTCAGAAGCGGCGCGACGTTTTCTTCTGTCCTATGACTATCCCGGAAATGTTCGGGAACTGGAGAATATGGTGGAGCGGGCCGTGGTTCTGGGTGATGGACCCCGGCTTGAACTGGCTGACTTTTTCATGGATTCCGAGCATCTGCCGGAGGTCGATCGGCTTCCGCCGCTGCCGGAAAAGCATTGTGCTTCCGAGAGTCCGGAACCGAAAATTGAATCCGAAAGCCTTGATTCTGGGTGCCCTTCAGTGGTCGGCACGACCCTGGCCGAGGTCGAACGCTACATGATCTTTAAAACCCTGCGTGAAGTTGATGACAATCGTACCCATGCTGCGGCCCGGCTGGGCATCAGTATTCGAACCCTGAGGAATAAACTCAAGGAATACCGTGATCAGGAGGTTGCCTGA
- a CDS encoding valine--tRNA ligase — protein sequence MPESSDPQVKTLEKNYDPQQIEGKWYAFWEENGCFEADPEAFGQPFSMVIPPPNVTGSLHMGHALNNLLQDILARYHRQQGRNVLWMPGTDHAGIATQNVVERQLAAEGLDRHAIGREKFIERVWQWRRESGGTIINQLKRLGSSCDWRRERFTMDEGLSRAVREVFVSLYEEGLIYQGDYIINWCPRCHTALSDLEVEFEEHNEGRLWDLEYPLADGSGSIIVSTTRPETMLGDTAVAVNGADERYREMIGKEVVLPLLGRRIPIIADDYVDREFGSGAVKITPAHDANDFEVGLRHGLEMIKVMDEKGVMNENAGPYAGLTREACRLRVVADLEKQGRLSAIKDYQHNVGHCYRCRTIIEPYLSNQWFVKIKPLAERAVAAVQDGKTRIIPKNWEKTYFNWMENIRDWCISRQIWWGHRIPAWYCDACGKMIVARQDPTSCPDCGGPLRQETDVLDTWFSSGLWPFSTMGWPEQTATLRTYYPTAVLVTGFDILFFWVARMMMMGLKFMDEVPFRDVYIHALVRDEHGQKMSKSRGNVIDPLIIIDQYGADALRFTLAAFAAQGRDVSLSEARISGYRNFVNKLWNAARFTLMNLEDFQPSADDRPSEGMSLANRWLSHRLNQTIGEVGAAFDEYRFNDAAQVLYQFIWHEFCDWYLELVKPDLFQSQDQRRRWLAQTVLHRSLEQIVRLLHPIMPFVCEEIWQALPRLAGAPLSLMQTSFPRVDSGLADSAAALE from the coding sequence ATGCCCGAAAGTTCCGACCCCCAAGTCAAAACCCTTGAAAAGAATTACGATCCTCAGCAGATTGAGGGTAAATGGTACGCCTTCTGGGAAGAAAACGGCTGTTTCGAAGCCGATCCCGAGGCCTTTGGCCAGCCTTTCTCAATGGTCATCCCGCCGCCCAATGTTACCGGCTCCCTGCATATGGGCCATGCGTTGAACAACCTTCTGCAGGATATCCTGGCCCGCTATCACCGTCAGCAGGGGCGCAATGTGCTGTGGATGCCGGGCACCGATCATGCCGGCATCGCGACTCAGAACGTGGTGGAAAGACAGCTGGCCGCCGAAGGTCTGGACCGCCATGCCATCGGTCGGGAAAAATTTATTGAGCGGGTCTGGCAATGGCGCCGTGAATCCGGCGGTACGATTATCAATCAGCTCAAGCGGCTCGGTTCTTCCTGCGACTGGCGGCGGGAGCGTTTCACCATGGATGAAGGGCTTTCGCGGGCGGTGCGTGAGGTTTTTGTCTCATTGTATGAGGAGGGGCTGATCTATCAGGGAGACTATATTATCAACTGGTGCCCCCGCTGTCATACCGCGCTTTCCGATTTGGAGGTTGAATTCGAGGAGCATAATGAAGGGCGGCTCTGGGATCTTGAGTATCCATTAGCTGACGGCAGTGGTTCGATTATCGTTTCCACCACCCGGCCGGAAACCATGCTCGGGGATACGGCGGTCGCCGTCAACGGCGCGGATGAACGTTATCGGGAGATGATCGGCAAGGAAGTGGTGCTGCCTCTGCTGGGGCGGAGGATTCCGATTATCGCCGATGATTATGTCGATCGTGAGTTTGGTTCCGGAGCGGTCAAAATCACCCCGGCCCATGACGCCAATGATTTTGAGGTGGGTTTGCGTCACGGCCTGGAAATGATCAAGGTCATGGATGAAAAAGGGGTTATGAACGAGAATGCCGGGCCTTATGCCGGCTTGACCCGTGAGGCTTGTCGCCTGCGGGTGGTGGCCGATCTCGAAAAACAGGGCCGGCTGTCCGCAATCAAGGACTATCAGCATAATGTCGGCCATTGTTATCGGTGCCGGACGATTATCGAGCCCTATCTTTCCAATCAGTGGTTTGTCAAAATCAAACCGCTGGCCGAACGGGCGGTGGCCGCGGTCCAGGATGGGAAAACCCGGATAATTCCGAAAAACTGGGAGAAAACCTATTTCAACTGGATGGAAAATATCCGCGACTGGTGCATTTCCCGGCAGATCTGGTGGGGGCATCGGATTCCGGCCTGGTACTGTGATGCCTGCGGCAAGATGATCGTCGCCCGTCAGGATCCGACCTCCTGTCCCGACTGCGGCGGGCCTCTGCGTCAGGAAACCGATGTTCTGGATACTTGGTTTTCCTCGGGGCTCTGGCCTTTTTCGACCATGGGCTGGCCGGAGCAGACCGCGACTTTAAGAACCTATTATCCGACCGCGGTGCTGGTCACCGGGTTTGATATTCTTTTCTTCTGGGTCGCTCGTATGATGATGATGGGCCTCAAATTCATGGATGAAGTTCCTTTCCGGGACGTTTATATCCATGCCCTGGTGCGCGACGAACATGGCCAGAAGATGAGTAAATCACGCGGCAATGTGATTGATCCGTTGATTATCATCGATCAGTACGGCGCCGACGCCCTGCGTTTCACGTTGGCCGCCTTCGCCGCGCAAGGGCGTGATGTCAGCCTTTCCGAAGCCCGGATCAGCGGCTATCGCAACTTTGTCAACAAACTCTGGAACGCGGCCCGTTTTACCCTGATGAATCTCGAGGACTTTCAGCCGTCGGCCGATGATCGGCCCTCGGAAGGGATGAGCCTGGCCAACCGCTGGCTCAGTCATCGTCTGAATCAGACGATTGGCGAGGTTGGCGCGGCTTTTGACGAATATCGCTTTAACGATGCCGCGCAGGTTCTGTATCAGTTTATCTGGCATGAGTTCTGTGATTGGTATCTGGAACTGGTGAAGCCGGATCTGTTTCAAAGTCAGGATCAGAGGCGGCGGTGGTTGGCGCAAACCGTGCTCCATCGCAGTCTGGAGCAGATCGTCCGGCTGTTGCATCCGATCATGCCCTTTGTCTGCGAAGAGATCTGGCAGGCTCTGCCCCGGCTTGCGGGGGCACCGCTCAGTCTGATGCAAACGAGCTTTCCCCGGGTCGATTCGGGTCTGGCTGATTCAGCCGCCGCTCTGGAAAT
- a CDS encoding tetratricopeptide repeat protein, with the protein MVGCWLAACLCLVFMGQPKNAAAIERNRKNLLKVQLKSEKEHGKIRVVMRLNQGGYYEIAEDREKQRLLIKLYEFHNFGAEPLNVVEDPLLLGVDITDRNHYLEVALRLKTNSYAYNASLFETPAMCVIDLRVLEPGTELSVAAAPLSGQAETLAAGDTVSGEKAAASPPGKVAAAASSPLTALKTEGAESLWPGEKEVVSRIAALENPVADLPMDSGKVLLPETEAAPVGKDGGPLLEMLPLAGSKIKTEPMISTEVPPPLTQPASGTIADPSAPLSRPALVVPTAPFVQEAEPGKRALAEAEAPGVGEAESRDEALLSGGDEKPIFGADATGLVAPENLMLPGQDLFAQGLKAYAEEDYAAAVDFFSKIDELFPDSPLLPEARFRAYDARAQMVLKEDDGREKLIAVIDDFLAAARAHADHQEAPWAFLQVARLYEKMEFYDEGAGLYRALLLRYPGSPFAEAANFALARLNFFLKRYDDALNDFSTLLERQPEGGFAVYSHYYRANTLVYLGRPRQALEDYRVGIEKNPVFLQNDALSLYLLGTAYHGLGRFPEAKEYFFRMRSLFPGDIHTPLALAKIGEILLLEGKPAEAMSMFMTTVKEYPESEGDIVSRLKMAILGQDEPVRERLLRDHAEYTSFMDCEKAYLYLLEKHPESPYTAIARLDLGQLYLGRQEYRKARLVLDEMLSRQLEPGLREAAFTTLRETLFAEIRALHEDRKNSEIVALQIRYGEDFLSRPTSVYPLLWVGEALHEEGCEAAALKVYQEVDKLKPDYEQSLKIKWGLADLLCRQKSFGAAETLMGGLEIDRMPPFWRARMLLLRSRLQSEKGQLPEALATLGEVRRLLPQSAVKERVAAAELEAELWLRREEKTASRESLSQAVKTAFLFPGEIPAARRLLLGYRLARVLFEERDYEGAVSWFAKLALLAAPEEAAELLYWQLLCQVALGREPEVDTLLRRLQQGFQASSWTAAARVAVDDFRWRQENSSLK; encoded by the coding sequence ATGGTTGGTTGTTGGCTGGCCGCCTGTCTTTGTCTGGTTTTCATGGGCCAGCCAAAAAATGCGGCGGCGATTGAGCGAAATCGAAAAAACCTGCTTAAAGTACAGCTTAAAAGCGAGAAGGAGCATGGTAAAATCCGGGTTGTCATGCGTCTTAACCAGGGAGGTTATTATGAAATCGCCGAAGACCGTGAAAAACAAAGGTTACTGATCAAGCTGTATGAATTTCATAATTTTGGGGCCGAGCCTCTTAACGTAGTTGAAGATCCTTTGCTTCTGGGGGTGGATATTACGGACCGGAACCACTATCTCGAAGTTGCATTACGCCTGAAAACCAATAGCTATGCCTATAACGCTTCCCTGTTTGAAACTCCGGCCATGTGCGTGATTGATCTTCGGGTTCTGGAACCGGGGACGGAATTGTCTGTCGCGGCCGCGCCGTTGTCGGGCCAAGCTGAAACGCTTGCAGCTGGCGATACGGTTTCCGGGGAAAAAGCCGCGGCTTCGCCGCCGGGAAAAGTGGCTGCGGCAGCGAGTTCGCCGCTGACCGCCTTGAAAACCGAGGGGGCCGAGTCGTTGTGGCCTGGAGAAAAAGAGGTTGTTAGTCGGATTGCCGCGCTGGAAAATCCTGTCGCGGACCTGCCGATGGACTCGGGAAAGGTTTTGCTGCCTGAGACCGAAGCCGCTCCGGTAGGCAAGGATGGCGGGCCGCTTCTGGAAATGCTGCCGTTAGCGGGATCGAAAATCAAAACTGAACCCATGATTTCCACTGAGGTGCCGCCGCCTCTAACGCAACCGGCTTCAGGAACAATTGCGGACCCGTCGGCGCCGTTGTCGAGGCCGGCTCTGGTGGTTCCGACAGCGCCTTTTGTACAGGAAGCAGAGCCCGGCAAGCGGGCCCTTGCCGAGGCCGAAGCGCCCGGTGTCGGCGAAGCTGAGTCCCGGGACGAGGCTTTGCTTTCCGGAGGAGACGAGAAACCGATCTTCGGCGCGGACGCGACCGGGCTTGTGGCGCCGGAGAACCTGATGTTGCCGGGCCAGGATCTTTTTGCTCAGGGGTTGAAAGCCTATGCTGAAGAAGACTACGCGGCGGCGGTTGATTTCTTTTCTAAAATAGATGAGCTTTTTCCTGATTCTCCTCTGCTGCCGGAGGCGCGTTTTCGTGCTTATGATGCTCGAGCCCAGATGGTGCTGAAAGAGGATGACGGTCGGGAAAAACTGATTGCGGTGATTGATGATTTCCTTGCCGCGGCCCGCGCCCATGCCGATCATCAGGAAGCCCCCTGGGCCTTTCTGCAGGTCGCGAGGCTTTACGAGAAGATGGAGTTCTATGATGAAGGGGCCGGTCTTTATCGAGCGCTCCTGCTGCGCTATCCGGGCAGTCCTTTTGCCGAAGCGGCGAATTTTGCCCTGGCCAGGCTTAATTTTTTTCTCAAGCGTTACGACGACGCCCTGAATGATTTCTCCACGCTGCTGGAAAGGCAGCCTGAGGGGGGCTTTGCGGTTTACTCTCATTACTATAGGGCCAATACCCTGGTTTATCTGGGCCGGCCCCGTCAGGCGCTGGAGGACTATCGGGTCGGGATTGAGAAAAACCCGGTTTTTTTGCAAAACGACGCGCTGTCCCTCTATCTGCTGGGTACCGCCTACCATGGTCTGGGACGCTTCCCTGAAGCGAAAGAATATTTTTTCAGAATGCGCAGTCTTTTTCCGGGGGATATTCATACGCCGCTGGCCCTGGCCAAGATCGGCGAAATCCTGTTGCTCGAGGGAAAACCGGCGGAAGCCATGTCGATGTTCATGACGACGGTCAAGGAGTACCCTGAAAGTGAGGGCGATATTGTTTCCCGCCTGAAGATGGCGATTCTGGGCCAGGATGAGCCGGTGCGGGAGCGGCTGCTGCGTGATCATGCAGAATACACTTCCTTTATGGATTGTGAGAAGGCCTATCTTTATCTGCTGGAAAAGCATCCTGAGAGCCCTTACACAGCTATCGCCAGGCTGGATCTCGGTCAGCTGTATCTTGGTCGTCAGGAGTACCGGAAAGCCCGTCTGGTTTTGGATGAAATGCTTTCCCGGCAACTTGAGCCGGGTTTGCGCGAAGCGGCCTTCACGACCCTGCGGGAGACTCTCTTCGCGGAAATCAGGGCGCTGCACGAGGACCGGAAAAATTCTGAAATTGTGGCTTTGCAGATTCGTTACGGGGAAGATTTTCTTTCGCGTCCGACCTCGGTCTATCCCCTTCTCTGGGTGGGCGAGGCGTTGCACGAAGAGGGTTGTGAGGCGGCGGCGCTCAAAGTTTATCAAGAGGTTGACAAGCTCAAACCCGACTACGAGCAGAGTCTTAAGATAAAGTGGGGGCTTGCCGATCTTCTCTGCCGGCAGAAAAGTTTCGGCGCGGCTGAGACTCTCATGGGCGGGTTGGAGATTGATCGGATGCCGCCTTTTTGGCGGGCCCGAATGTTGCTGCTGCGCTCCCGGTTGCAGAGTGAGAAAGGGCAGTTACCTGAGGCCCTGGCGACGCTGGGCGAGGTGCGGAGGTTGCTGCCGCAGAGTGCGGTGAAGGAGAGGGTCGCGGCGGCGGAACTGGAAGCCGAGCTCTGGCTGCGCCGTGAAGAAAAAACGGCCTCCCGGGAAAGTCTGAGCCAGGCCGTGAAGACCGCTTTTCTCTTTCCCGGGGAGATTCCTGCAGCTCGGCGCTTGCTTCTGGGATATCGTCTGGCGCGGGTTTTGTTTGAAGAGCGCGATTATGAGGGGGCCGTTTCCTGGTTTGCCAAACTGGCGTTGCTGGCTGCACCGGAAGAAGCGGCGGAGCTGCTTTACTGGCAGTTGCTCTGTCAGGTGGCTCTGGGGCGGGAGCCGGAGGTCGATACCCTGCTGCGGCGTCTTCAGCAGGGTTTTCAAGCAAGTTCCTGGACCGCGGCGGCACGGGTAGCGGTGGATGATTTCAGATGGCGTCAGGAGAATTCGTCATTAAAGTAG